The sequence GCCCTTGCCGGCGAAGTGCTCCCGAGCAATGTCGATGTACTTGGTCGCCACGCGGATGCGTGCGCCACGACGCACGGCGGCGGCGTAGTCGAAACCCTGGCGCGTAGCGACGCACATGCGGCAGCGCGCGATGTTCAGGTCCAGCGGCTGGTAGAGGTCCGCGCCGCCGTGTTCGATCAGCACGTCCTTGCCGGCAATGCCCAGATCGGCCGCGCCATACTGCACGTAAGTCGGCGTGTCGGAGGCGCGCACCACCAGCAGGCGCACGTCCGCACGGTTGGTGTCGATGATCAGCTTGCGCGACTTGTCCGGATCGTCGGTCGGCGTGATGCCGGCCGCGGCGAGCAGCGGCAGCGTTTCCTCGAAGATGCGGCCCTTGGAAAGGGCGAGCGTGATGCCGTCGAAGCCCGCCATCAGCGCACCCGCTGGATCTGCGCGCCGAGCGCGGAGAGCTTGGCTTCCAGCTTCTCGTAGCCGCGGTCGAGGTGGTAGATGCGGTCGATCAGCGTGTCGCCTTCGGCCACGAGGCCGGCGATCACGAGGCTCGCGGACGCGCGCAGGTCGGTCGCCATCACCGAGGCGCCCTGCAGCTTGTCGCGCCCCGTCACCACGGCGGTGTTGCCGTCGATGCGGATGTCGGCGCCCAAGCGCTGCAGCTCGACCGCATGCATGAAGCGGTTCTCGAAGATCGTCTCGCGGATCACGCCCGTGCCGTTGGCGACGGCGTTGATCGCCATGAACTGCGCCTGCATGTCGGTCGGGAAAGCCGGGTACGGCGCGGTGCGGATGCTCACGGCGTTGAGGCGTTGCGGGGCCTTGATATGGATCGCCTCGCGTTCGATCGCGATGTCGCAGCCCGCATCCATGAGCTTGTCGACCACCGCGTCGAGGTAGGCGGACGACGTCTTGGTCAGCCGCACGTCACCAGCGGTAACGGCCGCTGCGCAGAGGTAGGTGCCCGTCTCGATGCGGTCGGGCATCACGGCGTGGGTGGCGCCGTGCAGGCGTTCAACGCCGCGCACGCGGATGATGTCGGTGCCCGCGCCGGAGATCTGCGCGCCCATGGCGATCAGGCAGTTGGCCAGATCCACCACTTCGGGCTCGCGCGCGGCGTTCTCGATGATGGTTTCGCCCTCGGCCAGACAGGCGGCCATCAGCAGGTTCTCGGTGCCGGTGACCGTGACCATGTCGGTGAGGATGCGGGCGCCCTTGAGTCGCTTGGCCGACGCGAGCATGTAGCCATGCTCGACGTGCACTTCGGCGCCCATGGCCTGCAGGCCCTTGATGTGCTGGTCCACCGGACGTGCGCCGATGCCGCAGCCGCCGGGAAGGCTGACCTTGGCCTCGCCCAGGCGTGCGGTCAGCGGACCGAGCACCAGCACGGAGGCCCGCATGGTCTTCACCAGCTCGTAGGAGGCGGTCGGATCGGTGATCGTGCTCGCGTCCAGATGCACCGTGTCGCCGTCATGGCGGGTCTTCACGCCCATGGTGCCGAGCAACTGGAGCAGCGTGCGCACGTCATTGAGGTTGGGCACGTTGGTGATCGTGACCGGCTCGCTGGTCAGCAGCGCCGCGCAGAGGATGGGCAAGGCAGCGTTCTTGGCGCCGGAAATCGCGATCTCGCCTTCGAGGCGGCGGCCGCCAGTAATCAACAGCTTGTCCATGGCTCTTAGCTCTGTGCTTTCAGGAAGTCGGCCCACTGTGCGGGCGTGTAGGTATTCAGTTGCAGGGCGTGGATCTCGTTGCCCATGAGGCTGCCCAGCGTGGCGTAAACGGCCTGGTGCTGGCGCACGCGCAGCTTGCCTTCGAAGCTGGCGCTCACAACGATGCCGGAGAAATGCACGCCGTCGTCGCCGATGATCTCGACGTGCTCGCAGGGCATGCCCTGCTCGATGAGTTGCTTGATGTCTTCAGCGCGGAACATGGGAATCCGATATAGATGCGATCAGCCGCGCAGCTTGTAGCCCGTGGCCAGCATGCGCAGGGTCACGGCCGCGAGCGCGGCGAGAAAAACGGCTACTACGGCGAGGCTTACCCAGGGCGAAATGTCCGAGGCGCCAAAGAAGCCGTAGCGGAAACCGTCGATCATGTAGAAAAACGGGTTGAAATGCGACACCCCCTGCCAGAAGGCCGGCAGGGAATGGATGGAATAGAAGACGCCCGCCAGCATGGTGAGCGGCATGATCAGGAAGTTCTGGAAGGCCGCGAGCTGGTCGAACTTTTCCGCCCAGATGCCGGCCAGCACGCCCATGCTCCCCAGGATCGCCCCGCCCATCAGGGTGAACACCAGCGCCCACAAGGGTTGCGTCACCGGCACGGTCACGAAGATGAGCGAGACCGCCCATACGCCCAGGCCCACCATGACGCCACGCAGGATCGAGGCGATCACGTAGGCGGCGTAGAACTCGCGGTAGGAAATCGGCGGCAGCAGCACGAAGACAATGTTGCCGGTGATCTTGCTCTGGATGAGCGAGGAGCTGCTGTTCGCGAAGGCGTTCTGCAGCACCGACATCATCACCAGCCCTGGCACCAGGAAGGCGGTGTATTGGACCGAGCCCTGCACGGTGACATGGCGATCCAGCACATGGCCGAAGATCATCAGGTACAGCACGGCAGAGAGCACCGGTGCGGCCACGGTCTGGAAGGCGACCTTCCAGAAGCGCAGCAGCTCCTTGTAGAGCAGGGTGCGAAAACCGCTGCCCGCCACCGGCGGCGGCAGCGAGAGCGTATCGATCGGCTTGGCCGGCGCCTTCATGCGGCCCTCCGCATCACGTCGACGAAGACCTTCTCGAGGTCGGGCTGGCCCACCTCGAACTCGCGCACCGGCACGCCTTGCGAGCGCAGCAGTGCCAGGCGGTCGATCAATTCGTCGTAGGAATCGGAGGACCAGCACAGCCAGGCGCCGTCGCGCTCCGCCGTCGGCAGGCCAGCAGGCAATTCGCCTTCGATGCGCACTCGGAGGGTGTGGCCATCGACCGCACGCAGCAGGTTGGCCGTCTCGTCCAGCGCGACGACGCGGCCCGCCTTGAGCATGGCGATGCGCTTGCACAAGGTCTGGGCTTCTTCCAGGTAATGGGTCGTCAGCACGATGGTGTGGCCGGCTTCGTTGAGACGGCGCACGAAACTCCACAGGCCTTGGCGCAGCTCGACGTCCACACCCGCGGTCGGCTCGTCCAGCACGATCACCGGCGGCCGATGCACCAGCGCCTGCGCCACCAGGACCCGGCGCTTCATGCCGCCGGAGAGCTGGCGCATGTTGGCGTTGGCCTTGCTGGTGAGGTCCAGGCTCGCCAGCAATTCGTCGATCCAGTCGTCGTTCTTGCGCAGGCCGAAATAGCCGGACTGGATGCGCAAGACCTCGCGCACATTGAAGAAGGGATCGAAGACGATTTCCTGCGGCACCACGCCGAGCATGCGGCGCGCGCTGCGGTAGTCGCCCACCACGTCGTGGCCCATGACGCGGATCTCGCCCCGGGTGAGCCGCACCAGGCCCGCGAGGGCGGAGATCAGCGTGGTCTTGCCGGCGCCGTTGGGGCCCAGCAGCGCGAAGAACTCGCCCTGCCCGACAGTGAGGTCGACACCGCCCAGGGCGCGCAGGGCGCCGTACTCCTTCACGGCCCCACGGACCTCGATCGCTGCGCTCACGCGTTGCTCCCCGCGGCAGGCGTCCCGGACAGCGGCATCACCTCGCTCAAGTCGTAGAGCGACGCGAGGGAGTGCAACTGCGCCGGCACGTTCTCCAGGGT is a genomic window of Niveibacterium sp. SC-1 containing:
- the hisG gene encoding ATP phosphoribosyltransferase; its protein translation is MAGFDGITLALSKGRIFEETLPLLAAAGITPTDDPDKSRKLIIDTNRADVRLLVVRASDTPTYVQYGAADLGIAGKDVLIEHGGADLYQPLDLNIARCRMCVATRQGFDYAAAVRRGARIRVATKYIDIAREHFAGKGMHVDLIKLYGSMELAPLVGLADAIVDLVSSGGTLRANNLVEVEEICDISSRLIVNQAALKMKHALLQPVIEAFAGAVKP
- the murA gene encoding UDP-N-acetylglucosamine 1-carboxyvinyltransferase, with amino-acid sequence MDKLLITGGRRLEGEIAISGAKNAALPILCAALLTSEPVTITNVPNLNDVRTLLQLLGTMGVKTRHDGDTVHLDASTITDPTASYELVKTMRASVLVLGPLTARLGEAKVSLPGGCGIGARPVDQHIKGLQAMGAEVHVEHGYMLASAKRLKGARILTDMVTVTGTENLLMAACLAEGETIIENAAREPEVVDLANCLIAMGAQISGAGTDIIRVRGVERLHGATHAVMPDRIETGTYLCAAAVTAGDVRLTKTSSAYLDAVVDKLMDAGCDIAIEREAIHIKAPQRLNAVSIRTAPYPAFPTDMQAQFMAINAVANGTGVIRETIFENRFMHAVELQRLGADIRIDGNTAVVTGRDKLQGASVMATDLRASASLVIAGLVAEGDTLIDRIYHLDRGYEKLEAKLSALGAQIQRVR
- a CDS encoding BolA/IbaG family iron-sulfur metabolism protein, with the translated sequence MFRAEDIKQLIEQGMPCEHVEIIGDDGVHFSGIVVSASFEGKLRVRQHQAVYATLGSLMGNEIHALQLNTYTPAQWADFLKAQS
- a CDS encoding ABC transporter permease; its protein translation is MKAPAKPIDTLSLPPPVAGSGFRTLLYKELLRFWKVAFQTVAAPVLSAVLYLMIFGHVLDRHVTVQGSVQYTAFLVPGLVMMSVLQNAFANSSSSLIQSKITGNIVFVLLPPISYREFYAAYVIASILRGVMVGLGVWAVSLIFVTVPVTQPLWALVFTLMGGAILGSMGVLAGIWAEKFDQLAAFQNFLIMPLTMLAGVFYSIHSLPAFWQGVSHFNPFFYMIDGFRYGFFGASDISPWVSLAVVAVFLAALAAVTLRMLATGYKLRG
- a CDS encoding ABC transporter ATP-binding protein, coding for MSAAIEVRGAVKEYGALRALGGVDLTVGQGEFFALLGPNGAGKTTLISALAGLVRLTRGEIRVMGHDVVGDYRSARRMLGVVPQEIVFDPFFNVREVLRIQSGYFGLRKNDDWIDELLASLDLTSKANANMRQLSGGMKRRVLVAQALVHRPPVIVLDEPTAGVDVELRQGLWSFVRRLNEAGHTIVLTTHYLEEAQTLCKRIAMLKAGRVVALDETANLLRAVDGHTLRVRIEGELPAGLPTAERDGAWLCWSSDSYDELIDRLALLRSQGVPVREFEVGQPDLEKVFVDVMRRAA